A single Apodemus sylvaticus chromosome 20, mApoSyl1.1, whole genome shotgun sequence DNA region contains:
- the Reep6 gene encoding receptor expression-enhancing protein 6 isoform X2, whose product MDGLRQRFERFLEQKNVATDALGALEARTGVEKRYLAAGALALLGLYLLFGYGASLLCNVIGFVYPAYASVKAIESPNKEDDTVWLTYWVVYALFGLVEFFSDLLLFWFPFYYAGKCAFLLFCMTPGPWNGALLLYHRVIRPLFLKHHVALDSAASQLSGRALDLAAGITRDVLQALARGRALVTPASTSEPPAALELDRM is encoded by the exons ATGGACGGTCTACGCCAGCGCTTCGAACGTTTTCTGGAACAGAAGAACGTGGCCACCGACGCGCTCGGGGCGCTCGAAGCCAGGACCGGAGTAGAGAAGCGGTATCTCGCCGCGG GAGCCCTCGCCCTTCTAGGCCTGTATCTTCTGTTCGGCTACGGGGCCTCTCTACTGTGCAATGTCATCGGATTTGTATACCCCGCATATGCTTC AGTCAAAGCTATCGAGAGCCCAAACAAGGAAGACGACACTGTGTGGCTAACCTATTGGGTGGTGTACGCCCTGTTCGGTCTAGTCGAATTCTTCAGCGATCTACTCCTGTTCTGGTTCCCTTTCTACTACGCGGGCAAG TGCGCCTTCCTGTTATTTTGCATGACCCCCGGACCCTGGAACGGGGCGTTACTACTGTATCATCGCGTCATAAGACCACTGTTTCTAAAGCATCACGTGGCTCTAGACAGCGCCGCGAGCCAGCTAAGCGGAAGAGCATTGGACCTAGCAGCTGGGATAACCAGGGACG TACTTCAGGCCTTGGCTCGGGGCCGGGCTCTCGTCACCCCAGCATCAACATCGGAGCCCCCAGCCGCTCTGGAACTGGACCGTATGTAA
- the Pcsk4 gene encoding LOW QUALITY PROTEIN: proprotein convertase subtilisin/kexin type 4 (The sequence of the model RefSeq protein was modified relative to this genomic sequence to represent the inferred CDS: inserted 1 base in 1 codon) produces MRPSQTELWLGLTLALALLAVRWASARAPIYVSSWAVRVTKGYQEAERLARKFGFVNLGQIFPDDQYFHLRHRGVAQQSLTPHWGHRLRLKKEPKVRWFEQQTLRRRVKRSLVVPTDPWFSKQWYMNKEIQQDLNILKVWNQGLTGRGVVISILDDGIEKDHPDLWANYDPLASYDFNDYDPDPQPRYTPNDENRHGTRCAGEVSATANNDFCGAGVAFNARIGGVRMLDGAITDIVEAQSLSLQPQHIHIYSASWGPEDDGRTVDGPGLLTREAFRRGVTKGRQGLGTLFIWASGNGGLHYDNCNCDGYTNSIHTLSVGSTTRQGRVPWYSEACASTFTTTFSSGVVTDPQIVTTDLHHQCTDKHTGTSASAPLAAGIIALALEANPLLTWRDLQHLVVRASRPAQLQAEDWRINGVGRQVSHHYGYGLLDAGLLVDLARVWLPTKPQKKCAIRVVHTPTPILPRMLVVKNVTTCSDGSRRRHLIRSLEHVQVRLSLSYSRRGDLEIFLTSPMGTRSTLVAIRPLDISGQGYNNWTFMSSHYWDENPQGLWTLGLENKGYYFNTGTLYHYTLLLYGTAEDMTARPQAPQVTSQAHACVQRDTEGLCQESHGALSIRAGPRLVSSQQQWWLYSHTQQPLTEGHXCHPPITPAAAARPTRHCLFPVP; encoded by the exons ATGCGGCCCTCCCAGACAGAGCTGTGGCTGGGTCTGACTTTGGCTTTGGCCCTCCTGGCTGTGAGGTGGGCCTCAGCCCGGGCCCCCATCTATGTCAGCAGCTGGGCAGTGCGGGTGACCAAAGGTTACCAGGAGGCTGAGCGCCTGGCACGTAAATTTGGCTTCGTCAACCTGGGACAG ATCTTCCCCGATGACCAGTATTTCCATCTGCGGCACCGGGGTGTGGCCCAGCAGTCCCTGACTCCGCACTGGGGCCACCGTCTGCGCCTGAAGAAAGAACCCAAG GTGCGCTGGTTTGAGCAGCAGACCTTGAGGCGGCGGGTGAAGCGCTCCCTGGTGGTGCCCACAGACCCCTGGTTTTCCAAGCAGTGGTACATG AACAAGGAGATACAACAAGATCTCAACATCCTAAAGGTTTGGAACCAGGGACTGACCGGCCGGGGAGTGGTGATCTCCATCTTGGACGATGGCATTGAGAAGGACCACCCGGACCTCTGGGCTAATTAC GACCCTCTGGCCAGCTATGACTTCAATGACTACGATCCAGACCCCCAGCCCCGCTACACACCCAACGATGAGAACCG ACATGGAACCCGCTGCGCTGGGGAAGTGTCTGCCACAGCTAACAACGATTTCTGCGGTGCTGGCGTGGCCTTCAATGCCAGAATTGGAG GCGTGCGCATGCTGGATGGAGCCATCACCGACATCGTGGAGGCTCAGTCCCTCAGCCTGCAGCCGCAACACATACACATCTATAGCGCCAGCTGGGGCCCGGAGGATGACGGGCGCACAGTGGACGGACCCGGCCTCCTCACGCGGGAGGCCTTCAGGCGTGGCGTAACCAAG GGCCGCCAAGGGCTGGGCACACTGTTCATCTGGGCCTCGGGAAATGGTGGTCTCCATTACGACAACTGCAACTGTGACGGCTACACCAACAGCATCCACACGCTGTCAGTGGGCAGCACCACGCGGCAGGGCCGAGTGCCCTGGTACAGCGAGGCCTGCGCCTCCACCTTCACCACCACCTTCAGCAGCGGCGTGGTCACAGACCCACAGATC GTCACCACGGACCTGCACCACCAGTGCACCGACAAGCACACGGGCACCTCGGCCTCCGCCCCGCTGGCCGCTGGCATAATCGCCCTGGCGCTGGAGGCCAA CCCGCTCCTGACCTGGAGGGACCTGCAGCACCTGGTGGTCCGCGCGTCCAGGCCGGCGCAGCTGCAGGCGGAGGACTGGAGGATCAACGGCGTGGGGCGCCAAG TGAGCCACCACTACGGCTACGGGCTGCTGGACGCGGGGTTGCTGGTGGACCTGGCTCGCGTGTGGCTGCCCACTAAGCCTCAGAAGAAATGTGCCATTCGGGTGGTGCACACCCCCAC CCCCATCCTGCCTCGGATGCTGGTGGTGAAGAATGTAACCACGTGCTCCGATGGCTCGCGCCGCCGCCACCTCATCCGTTCGCTTGAGCACGTGCAGGTCCGGCTGTCGCTCTCCTACAGCCGCCGCGGGGACCTGGAGATCTTCCTCACCAGCCCCATGGGCACGCGCTCCACGCTCGTGGCCATCAG ACCCTTGGATATCAGCGGCCAAGGCTACAACAACTGGACCTTCATGTCCTCACACTACTGGGACGAGAACCCGCAGGGCCTGTGGACCCTGGGCCTGGAGAACAAGGGTTACTACTTCAACACAG GAACTCTGTACCACTACACGCTGCTGCTGTATGGGACGGCCGAGGACATGACTGCACGACCCCAGGCCCCCCAGGTGACCAGCCAAGCGCACGCGTGTGTGCAGAGGGACACAGAGGGGCTGTGCCAGG AAAGCCACGGTGCCCTCTCCATCCGGGCAGGGCCCCGCCTCGTCTCCAGCCAGCAGCAGTGGTGGCTCTACAGCCACACGCAGCAGCCACTGACCGAGGGAC GCTGTCACCCTCCCATCACACCTGCTGCAGCAGCTCGACCAACGAGACACTGCCTGTTCCCCGTTCCTTGA
- the C20H19orf25 gene encoding UPF0449 protein C19orf25 homolog: protein MSSKAKKRVVLPTRPAPPTVEQILEDVRGAPAQDPVFTALAPEDPPDSSPRAEDSEIQQEQIYQQSQAYVAMNERLRQAGDALRQSFDGLRRAGQRLEQEISQVTSATS, encoded by the exons ATGAGCTCCAAGGCCAAGAAACGCGTGGTGCTGCCCACTCGCCCCGCGCCTCCCACGGTGGAGCAGATTCTGGAGGACGTGCGAGGGGCGCCCGCCCAAGATCCTGTTTTCACTGCCCTGGCCCCAGAAG ACCCCCCAGACTCCTCCCCAAGGGCTGAGGACTCTGAGATACAACAGGAGCAGATTTACCAGCAGAGCCAGGCCTATGTGGCCATGAACGAGAGGCTGCGGCAGGCGGGGGATGCGCTCAGACAGAGCTTCGATGGCCTTCGGCGAGCTGGGCAGAGGCTGGAACAGGAGATCAGCCAGGTGACGTCAGCCACCTCCTAG
- the Reep6 gene encoding receptor expression-enhancing protein 6 isoform X1, giving the protein MDGLRQRFERFLEQKNVATDALGALEARTGVEKRYLAAGALALLGLYLLFGYGASLLCNVIGFVYPAYASVKAIESPNKEDDTVWLTYWVVYALFGLVEFFSDLLLFWFPFYYAGKCAFLLFCMTPGPWNGALLLYHRVIRPLFLKHHVALDSAASQLSGRALDLAAGITRDAKSSQTPLLNHK; this is encoded by the exons ATGGACGGTCTACGCCAGCGCTTCGAACGTTTTCTGGAACAGAAGAACGTGGCCACCGACGCGCTCGGGGCGCTCGAAGCCAGGACCGGAGTAGAGAAGCGGTATCTCGCCGCGG GAGCCCTCGCCCTTCTAGGCCTGTATCTTCTGTTCGGCTACGGGGCCTCTCTACTGTGCAATGTCATCGGATTTGTATACCCCGCATATGCTTC AGTCAAAGCTATCGAGAGCCCAAACAAGGAAGACGACACTGTGTGGCTAACCTATTGGGTGGTGTACGCCCTGTTCGGTCTAGTCGAATTCTTCAGCGATCTACTCCTGTTCTGGTTCCCTTTCTACTACGCGGGCAAG TGCGCCTTCCTGTTATTTTGCATGACCCCCGGACCCTGGAACGGGGCGTTACTACTGTATCATCGCGTCATAAGACCACTGTTTCTAAAGCATCACGTGGCTCTAGACAGCGCCGCGAGCCAGCTAAGCGGAAGAGCATTGGACCTAGCAGCTGGGATAACCAGGGACG ccAAGTCAAGTCAGACCCCACTCCTGAACCACAAGTGA